The window GACTGTAATCTGCGACCAGGAGGTCATAGCCATTCCAACCCGTCCGGGAATCATTATCTGCATCGATAAAAACCATCATCCAGTTGCTATCTGGCCTGGTTAGTGGTAGTCGGGTACTAGCAGAAAAATTGATCACAGCATTCTTTTCGGCTATCTGTAACCGTATGATATCATTCCTGCCAGTGCTATCTATGTAAATTTTATCCTTCCAGCCCTCAGCATGACGGACCATGTTGTTATTGCTATAGGCAGTATATTCTTTTTTACCAGCTTTTGCCTGGTCCTGCTTCATGCCTTTAAACTTCCTGATATTATTCACCATTTGGTAATAATAGTTATCGCCATGCCCTCCCTTCATTGGTTCTATATCCCTGCTGAACTCCTGGTTGAACTGATCCGGGAAGGCATTGGTCTGTCCCTGCCATTCCTCAAAACGACCGGCAATCCATTCATTCCATCCTGTAATAAACACAAACTCCGGATCTAGTTCCAGAGCCCTGTCCCATTGTTCCTGGAAGTTCAATCCAAACAATACGGCACCGGAATCCTTGGCATGTCCTTTTGTATGGGTATAGCTACGGCCGAAAGCCCCCGCGGCATTCATGGCAGTCAGTCCCTTCTCTTCAGACCAATTCTGCGCCACTCCTACGGTTACCTGCTCAAACCTATTGTCCGGGCCCTTTCGAAATCCATGTTGCGGAAAGATCTCCAACCAACCCCAATGATCCTTCCTTTCAGGACCCTTGTTATAAACAGGCTGTCCCGGTCGAAAGGTGAAAAACTCAAGCATGTCTTTATTACCGTTGGTAAATTCAGGCATTCCCATGATAAGCGGTTTCCCCTTCCACCTGAACCACAGGTCCTGGTATTTCCCCGGCCTGTACAAGTCCGTGAACAACTCCTGCAGTATTTCCCTACCGCCAACAGTATTCCCGAAAGGAAGCATGAAGGCAATCCGGGGTGTCACATTTCCCTCGCTGCGCATCTGGCTATATACTTCGCAAAGTCGGGTATACGATTCCTTCCAGGTGAAGTTTCCGTTGGTACAATCAAAGATGATAACATCCACGGCTGCTTCCGCTAGCAGTTCAGCATGCTTACGGAGCACCCATTCATCCGTATCCCGGTAAAACCCGAACAAAGGTTCACCCCAGAAAAAAGGGCTGTTGGTTGTGGGCCAAACTTTATGTTTATAATCCCAGATGGCTTCAGGGTGGTCTTTCAACAGCACTGAAGGAACATAGGGTGGATGATGGGCATGGGCTGTATGCCATGTCCAATAGAATATGCCAACAAATTTTTCAGGTTGCCAATCCTTTACTTCGCCGGGCATCAATAACTTTCTTCTCACTCCATCCATCCCTGTGTGGGCTGAAGGACTAATGGCCTTTTGCGCAGCCGCCGAAAAGCCCCAATAACAAGCCAGCATCAATAATGAATTCTTCAACTTCATACAGTCCTGGTTTTAAAGTGATGGTTTAAATAGTCCTTCATAAACTGGTTCAACTCCCATTGGGAAGCCAGCGGTTGTCCATCAACGATACTGGTCCACATATAGGGTGGAGGACCAAATTCCGTGGTAATGGTCAGGAAGGGAGACCCGCTTCTTCTTCTATGATCATAGATCATTGTCCACCATTCCACAAACCTTTCAAGATAGGGGCGCCAGGTCGGGACACGCGGATCAGGAACCTGCGGACCTTCTTCATGGCCGACCCTTGCATGGATATGAACGGCATTCCTGATGGCTGTTTCCAATATTGGGTGTTGCATCTTCAGCATGCTCTCGGTAACACATGTCCAATGCGAAAAATCAGCCGTGATGGGAAATCCATTCCTTGCCCGAAGTAGGTCAGCATAATTATAAGGACTGTAGCACAGGTTCCCCCGGTGGGTTTCATGAGCCACTGTTATATCATTGGCCTCGGAAAAAACGGCTGCCCTGTCAATAAACTGTAATTGTTCCTGGAGCATCAGGTAATCCTTTCCAGTATGCGAATTGATCAATAAGGGTTCCATTTCGGCACAACATTCAAGTTGGTATTGAAAGGAATCCAGCCATTGTGGAAGGGTGTTGCCAGCAGCCTGGTATTGATGACAAACAATCAACAGCTCATACTGCTGCAATAAGGTCTTTAGCCTTTGCTGCTCCTGCCTGCTGACCGGTAACCATGTTTCAATACCATCAAATCCTGAAGCCTTCACTTTTTCCAGGAAGGCTTCCAGGGAAAGGTTTTCAGAACCCCAATAAGGGCATAAATAAAAGCATTTCATTTTAGCCGGTTAATTAATTATTCCCTAACGTTGACAAGATCCTGACCGGTCCCAAAAGACCGGATGGCTGATAAGGATCAGCAGCCGAATAAGGGTTGTAGTTAGCAGCAGTCCTGCGCTGCGGAATAGGTCGTTTTGCATCACCGATCAAACTGTTGACCCAGGTATTCACCACCTTCACCCTGATCTCATTGTTCCCGTTTTGCAATTTTCCAGTGATATCCAATTGCCATGGTGAGGTCCAAAGTGCACCTGCTGGTTTTCCATTGACCTCTATTGTAGCCATAATAGCCGCACTGCCGATATCCAGGGTATAGCTTTTGTCTGCCTGCTTTTGTAAGGTGAACTGTTTTGAATAGACAGCTGAACCGGAAAAATTATGCAGGCTGGAATCCCCTAGTTCATGCCAGCTGGACAAACCAGGAAGTTCAAGCTCGCGGTCCTTACCCGGTAAAAAAGGAGAGAACCTAACGCTCCACGGCCCGGTCAGATTCATCTCTACATCCAAAGAAGGGAAATTGACCGATGCCAGTTTGCTTTCTGTCTTTCTGTCGGTAAATACAATAAAGCAACTTTGATAGGGGGCCAGTTTAAGCGGAACTTTTATTCCATTGATATCTTCCATGAAGTCAGGCAGGCTGCGCTTTGTCCCGCTTGTCGCATCCCACCATTCCGGTCTCTTGTTCCTAACCCGGAAAACCGGATTGAACACTACCGGCTTGTTCTCCTGGTTGGCCAGGAAGTAGATCTCCATATCACCCACCCGCCTGTGATAATAAAGAATGGGAAGGGTTGAATCGTAGATGATGTCAGGCCTGAGACCTTTTCTCATAAACACCTGTTCAAGACTGAGGTTGGAATGAACCTCCCCCTTGCCTACCTTCTTCACCATCATTCCATTAACCTTGGAACCGCCCCATAGTGAGAACTTCAATTTATCCAATTGTCCATCGGCAGCAGGATAGCCTTCAAGGCTCGGGGAAAGCATTGGAGGGGTACCTACAATAGTAGCCCCATCTTTTACCAGTTGAATTAATTTTTCAAGTACCTCAGGACGCATGCTTGAGGAAGGCGGAAGCACCAATACACTATAACTCATTCCATCTG is drawn from Flavihumibacter rivuli and contains these coding sequences:
- a CDS encoding sugar phosphate isomerase/epimerase family protein — its product is MKCFYLCPYWGSENLSLEAFLEKVKASGFDGIETWLPVSRQEQQRLKTLLQQYELLIVCHQYQAAGNTLPQWLDSFQYQLECCAEMEPLLINSHTGKDYLMLQEQLQFIDRAAVFSEANDITVAHETHRGNLCYSPYNYADLLRARNGFPITADFSHWTCVTESMLKMQHPILETAIRNAVHIHARVGHEEGPQVPDPRVPTWRPYLERFVEWWTMIYDHRRRSGSPFLTITTEFGPPPYMWTSIVDGQPLASQWELNQFMKDYLNHHFKTRTV